A stretch of Pseudolysobacter antarcticus DNA encodes these proteins:
- a CDS encoding citrate synthase, protein MSDKSVVLTDSASNKSTTLPVVTGTLGDPALDIGKLNKETGYFTYDPGFMSTAACKSAVTFIDGDQGILLYRGYPIEQLAKQSSFLEVSYLLMNGELPTQAEFTAFDHEVTHHTMMRESQKNFLNGFHYDAHPMAMLCASVGSLAAFYHDGLDMNDPAQRRLSAIRLLAKMPTIAAACYRYSIGWPIRYPRNNLEYVTRFLTMMFEVPSEPLKLNPVAAKALDLLFILHADHEQNASTSTVRLIGSTGANPYACVAGGIAALWGPAHGGANEAVLKMLAEIGDVKNVAKAVDRAKDKNSGFRLMGFGHRVYKNFDPRATIIREMTHEVLKELGVSDPLLDVALALEQVALKDEYFIERKLYPNVDFYSGIIYKALGIPTEMFTVMFAIARTAGWVAHWLEQHESADAKIGRPRQIYTGAPTREYKPIITR, encoded by the coding sequence GTGTCTGACAAGAGCGTTGTACTGACCGATTCTGCGTCCAATAAAAGCACCACCTTGCCCGTTGTTACCGGCACCTTGGGCGATCCGGCGCTGGACATCGGCAAGTTGAACAAGGAGACCGGCTACTTCACTTACGATCCGGGTTTCATGTCGACCGCGGCGTGCAAAAGTGCGGTGACGTTCATCGATGGCGATCAAGGCATCCTGTTGTATCGCGGCTATCCGATCGAGCAGCTGGCGAAGCAGTCGAGTTTTCTCGAAGTATCGTATCTGCTCATGAACGGCGAACTGCCGACGCAGGCGGAATTCACCGCGTTCGACCACGAGGTGACGCATCACACGATGATGCGCGAGTCGCAGAAGAATTTCCTCAACGGCTTTCATTACGACGCCCATCCGATGGCGATGTTGTGCGCGTCGGTTGGTTCGCTCGCAGCGTTTTATCACGACGGCCTGGACATGAATGATCCGGCCCAGCGCCGCCTTTCAGCGATCCGCCTGCTGGCCAAGATGCCGACGATTGCGGCGGCGTGTTATCGCTATTCGATCGGCTGGCCGATCCGCTATCCGCGCAATAATCTCGAATACGTGACGCGTTTCCTGACGATGATGTTCGAGGTGCCGAGCGAGCCGCTCAAGCTCAATCCGGTGGCGGCGAAGGCGCTGGATCTGTTGTTCATCCTGCATGCCGATCATGAGCAGAACGCGAGCACCTCGACCGTGCGCTTGATCGGTTCCACCGGCGCGAATCCGTATGCGTGCGTCGCGGGCGGCATCGCCGCGTTGTGGGGACCGGCGCATGGCGGCGCCAATGAGGCCGTGCTGAAAATGCTCGCCGAGATCGGCGACGTCAAGAATGTTGCCAAAGCGGTGGATCGCGCCAAGGACAAGAATTCTGGTTTCCGCCTGATGGGTTTCGGCCATCGTGTGTACAAGAATTTCGATCCGCGTGCGACCATCATTCGCGAAATGACACACGAGGTGCTGAAAGAACTCGGCGTCTCCGATCCGCTGCTGGACGTGGCATTGGCGCTGGAGCAAGTCGCGTTGAAGGACGAGTATTTCATCGAGCGCAAGTTGTACCCGAACGTCGATTTCTATTCCGGCATCATCTACAAGGCGCTCGGCATTCCAACCGAAATGTTCACCGTGATGTTCGCGATTGCGCGCACTGCCGGCTGGGTCGCGCACTGGCTGGAACAGCATGAATCCGCCGATGCCAAGATCGGTCGTCCGCGCCAGATTTATACCGGCGCACCGACTCGCGAGT
- a CDS encoding type B 50S ribosomal protein L31, translated as MKADIHPQSHDVVFQDASANFAFLTRSTMTSKDKIKWEDGKEYPLIKVEISSKSHPFYTGKHKVMDVGGRVDKFRQRYAQK; from the coding sequence ATGAAAGCAGACATCCATCCCCAATCGCACGACGTGGTGTTTCAGGATGCCTCTGCCAACTTTGCGTTCCTGACCCGGTCGACGATGACCAGCAAGGACAAGATCAAGTGGGAAGATGGCAAGGAATATCCGCTGATCAAGGTGGAAATTTCGAGCAAGTCGCACCCGTTCTACACCGGCAAGCACAAGGTGATGGATGTGGGCGGTCGCGTCGACAAGTTCCGCCAGCGCTACGCGCAGAAGTAA